A genomic stretch from Mastacembelus armatus chromosome 7, fMasArm1.2, whole genome shotgun sequence includes:
- the LOC113145347 gene encoding twist-related protein 2-like, whose amino-acid sequence MREEEHANDDHPEGGVLSSKENTGRPPSNACPVVVATPGVTGRKRPVGSHAEDHVTSVAPTTSVDDGNVKPGDNIQVYAPHGPKRLKRSPQHRTPSSDLSLSPVPGPSPGSLSALEDPHAQRVIANIRERQRTQSLNEAFASLRKIIPTLPSDKLSKIQTLKLASRYIDFLYQVLQNDEMDTKLAGCNYLAHERLSYAFSVWRMEGAWSTMSAGH is encoded by the coding sequence ATGAGAGAGGAGGAGCATGCTAATGATGACCACCCTGAGGGAGGGGTGCTTTCCAGCAAGGAAAACACCGGAAGACCACCTTCTAATGCTTGTCCTGTTGTCGTAGCAACACCAGGGGTCACTGGGCGCAAACGTCCAGTGGGGTCACATGCAGAGGACCATGTTACCTCAGTTGCCCCTACCACATCAGTAGACGATGGCAATGTCAAGCCAGGGGACAACATTCAGGTCTATGCCCCACATGGACCCAAAAGGCTCAAGAGGAGTCCTCAGCATCGAACGCCTTCTTCAGACCTGTCCCTTTCTCCTGTTCCCGGTCCTAGTCCAGGAAGTCTTTCAGCACTTGAGGACCCACATGCCCAGCGAGTGATTGCAAACATCCGGGAGCGCCAGCGGACACAATCTCTGAATGAAGCCTTTGCCTCATTGCGTAAAATTATCCCTACACTCCCTTCTGATAAACTAAGTAAAATCCAGACCCTTAAACTGGCATCCCGTTACATTGACTTTCTGTACCAGGTACTGCAGAATGATGAGATGGACACTAAGCTGGCTGGATGTAACTACCTGGCTCACGAGAGACTGAGCTATGCCTTTTCTGTCTGGAGAATGGAGGGGGCCTGGTCGACCATGTCCGCTGGTCACTAA